A window from Larimichthys crocea isolate SSNF chromosome XXIII, L_crocea_2.0, whole genome shotgun sequence encodes these proteins:
- the znf438 gene encoding zinc finger protein 438, whose amino-acid sequence MKSLQFRSIAPKAPAVVPSPSPAVLSRQPPSALPEATTASSPKSIIVPTQNYALMQIAGQDGTFSLVALPPSVSSQTPQQQQQQTQSIQKNLKLPIPRYQPVRSKGTTDKVKSPPPAAARVKTASKVTVTTQSKSVMCGPSMPMKTKHTKETIVPKEEPSEQVIMIDPASSDISVTALLPDNAVLYQGSQLERAPDGSEQPATTGLIQNLQYPHPAVKSSPGKSLEENQTTVRLCQSKPTAAQPQSSITVLSPAIFSKAVQIIPSPPKGKLPILPYSKMKSTFIPAANLGSLSPEKKGFSRPTGLTSPLDPTSKTLETAEILGHNQMPNSTLQPQAKTTLMPVLGTLQKPPGKKRGRKRKTMEDILAFEARKKRSLSFFRRRVPEKPPVVVPGSKQKEVDISKKYRSIRPKPMLVMETVPQLVSLPAITPDGQEQELVLGHQLPTTTTTKPLDSPPQPAPVTLHLRGASHSRVFIGSRPLHRCPTCSRCFQFKHHLQSHMNSHTNSRPYVCPVCRKAYAHSGSLSTHMKLHHSEVRPRRALGCEFCEKAFGYVGVYFSHLREVHKVVLTVEPSITHHEDDVSVEGANSPETSDEQDREDPVELQIKCGRCQAITPTFADMKMHLLYVHGEEVQVQLHDCQTSRGGREAENELVKHAAHYWRQLNEKRNLVKCGSCDEEFFSFSKLKKHIMSHHRGREGEDSGTLSSPDSGGGLGVLAAGAAFNCVLCSEVLDSKEGVMEHWRSRHHCEQPSLLWDALSSYSGQEEGEADGDLDTPAPSPHYPA is encoded by the exons ATGAAGAGCCTTCAGTTCCGGAGCATCGCCCCTAAGGCCCCAGCCGTGGTGCCCTCCCCCTCCCCTGCGGTCCTGTCCCGCCAGCCTCCCTCTGCCCTCCCTGAAGCTACCACCGCCTCCAGCCCCAAGTCCATCATTGTACCCACCCAAAACTATGCATTGATGCAAATAGCTGGTCAGGATGGCACTTTCTCTCTGGTGGCACTGCCCCcttctgtttcctctcagacaccacagcaacaacagcaacaaacccAGTCAATTCAAAAGAACCTCAAGTTGCCCATTCCCAGATACCAGCCAGTTAGAAGCAAGGGGACCACAGATAAGGTCAAATCACCACCACCAGCTGCCGCCAGGGTGAAAACAGCCTCCAAGGTTACTGTGACGACACAGTCCAAGTCAGTGATGTGTGGGCCATCAATGCCAATGAAGACCAAGCACACAAAGGAAACCATAGTCCCCAAAGAGGAACCCTCAGAGCAGGTAATTATGATTGACCCAGCCTCCTCTGACATCTCTGTCACTGCTCTACTCCCAGATAACGCTGTCTTGTACCAGGGTTCTCAGTTAGAGCGAGCACCAGATGGCTCTGAACAACCTGCTACAACTGGCCTCATTCAGAATCTCCAGTACCCCCATCCTGCCGTCAAAAGCTCCCCAGGCAAATCTCTGGAGGAAAATCAGACTACAGTGAGGCTGTGCCAGTCTAAGCCCACTGCAGCCCAGCCCCAGAGCAGTATCACTGTCCTGTCCCCAGCCATATTCAGCAAAGCAGTCCAGATTATCCCCTCCCCACCTAAGGGTAAACTGCCCATCCTGCCCTACTCTAAAATGAAGAGCACCTTCATCCCAGCTGCCAACCTCGGCAGTTTGTCCCCAGAAAAGAAGGGTTTCTCTCGCCCGACAGGACTAACCAGCCCTTTAGATCCTACATCCAAGACCCTAGAGACAGCTGAAATCTTGGGTCACAACCAGATGCCAAACTCCACTCTGCAGCCACAGGCCAAGACCACACTCATGCCTGTGTTGGGAACTCTCCAGAAACCACCTGGcaagaaaagggggagaaagagaaaaacaatggAAGACATCTTGGCATTTGAGGCCAGAAAGAAGAGGTCCTTGTCTTTCTTCCGTAGAAGAGTCCCAGAGAAACCGCCAGTAGTCGTTCCAGGCTCCAAACAAAAGGAAGTTGATATTTCAAAAAAGTACCGCAGCATCCGACCCAAGCCCATGTTGGTTATGGAGACAGTTCCCCAACTGGTTAGTTTGCCTGCCATCACCCCAGATGGCCAAGAACAAGAGCTCGTACTTGGTCATCAGCTCCCCACCACTACCACAACCAAGCCTCTGGACTCTCCTCCACAACCAGCTCCAGTAACCCTCCACCTGAGAGGTGCCTCCCATTCAAGAGTGTTCATAGGCAGTCGTCCGCTCCACCGTTGCCCCACTTGCAGCCGCTGTTTCCAGTTCAAGCATCACCTCCAGAGCCACATGAACAGTCACACCAACAGTCGGCCGTACGTCTGCCCAGTCTGCCGCAAAGCATATGCTCACTCTGGCAGCCTGAGCACCCACATGAAGCTTCACCACTCAGAGGTACGCCCACGTCGTGCTCTAGGCTGCGAGTTCTGCGAGAAGGCCTTCGGATATGTGGGGGTATACTTCAGTCATCTGAGAGAGGTCCACAAAGTGGTGTTGACCGTGGAGCCCTCAATCACCCATCATGAGGATGACGTGTCAGTCGAGGG GGCCAACTCCCCAGAGACTTCAGATGAGCAGGATCGTGAAGACCCCGTGGAGCTGCAGATTAAATGCGGCCGCTGCCAGGCCATCACTCCCACCTTTGCCGACATGAAGATGCATTTGCTGTATGTACATGGCGAGGAGGTCCAGGTCCAACTTCATGACTGCCAAACGTCGCGGGGTGGCCGTGAGGCTGAGAACGAGCTGGTAAAACACGCTGCCCACTACTGGCGTCAACTCAACGAGAAGCGTAACCTGGTCAAGTGCGGCAGCTGCGATGAGgagttcttctccttctccaagCTTAAGAAGCACATCATGTCCCACCATCGTGGAAGGGAGGGGGAGGACAGTGGGACCCTCTCTTCCCCAGATAGCGGCGGAGGCCTTGGGGTCCTGGCAGCAGGTGCTGCCTTTAACTGTGTGCTTTGCAGCGAGGTGTTGGACAGTAAAGAGGGGGTTATGGAGCACTGGAGGAGTCGCCACCACTGTGAGCAGCCCAGCCTGCTGTGGGACGCTCTGAGCTCATACTCTGGCCAGGAAGAGGGTGAGGCAGACGGGGATCTGGACACTCCTGCTCCAAGCCCACACTATCCAGCCTAG